One window of the Triticum dicoccoides isolate Atlit2015 ecotype Zavitan chromosome 3B, WEW_v2.0, whole genome shotgun sequence genome contains the following:
- the LOC119279819 gene encoding uncharacterized protein LOC119279819, translated as MTDTNGLNVHPQIDYLLFQLNPTREETLNKVAAANGGDRLSKLPNDLLLNILERVDTLDAIRAYFLSKQMLKLPSMLSELFLSTGSILGHHDKARVFGLGEFLQTNRAVAHVTDNSMSTTFAVMSPGTMGPITTTSSASTFASSSTTTNSFLRSPPQEKLTRGNFLLWKAIMLPQIKGAQMGHHLDATSPPPLATLTITKDGKEEQVVNFARTLWYAQQQELQGFLMGSFSREILSQVATIQTPAAVWRAINDMFAAQSQAWAINTRIELTNLKKGNMSMAEYLGKIKTLTDEVTCTASALSDPEIISKILAGLDMEYSPVVSALAARVEPITVPEFHSQLLSFDTRLTLLHDGDLRQSSSYSASRGRGRGRGHQGGNRGGGRGRGASSGDGALSGGTYSHNTEGGGYGNNHGGGGFNYNNGFRPSSSRGRPCCQLCKKAGHEVIDYWHRYDENFVPDTHLVAAAMREQGGDDVWYVDSGATDHVTNELEKLALHETYHGTDQIHTASGKDWARCADDRRSTSGFAVFLGSNLVSWSARKCPDITITKLKIRFVLTQHDSLTICRSVARTMSTKKVAVAEFQITIEKSRKICSSANFLQFGKQSNDLIGACPDAYVGLRRLWLRNMRFGELDIPNIFSTCKLFESLRLTDCDSGIYSVLQVEHAELVEFKVDRGKFERIELAYLPKLQRVCYNSWYSYEYFLYFRFVPQLSKLTLMKSAGRMQKTLELSQLLANVPSVSNLHLDFASEQIWVLPESPKLLTHVVSKLHHVNPGHLSEGCDLAWTMFILEAAPSLKELYIRVWDHWCKKVTYKDLQKKYGLCKKAEVKWKPYAPYFKHKNLVRLTIYGFQPDDNFVTYIRRVVEAGVNMAEIHLHDRKVCGCCSDLDPAMKGKVCPSRYPRTTEERKQTTEGLGLSSRVVIHFPS; from the exons ATGACAGACACAAATGGTCTGAAT GTTCATCCTCAAATTGATTATTTGTTGTTCCAGCTAAATCCAACGCGAGAAGAAACTCTCAACAAAGTCGCCGCTGCCAATGGAGGGGACAGGCTTAGCAAGCTGCCCAATGACCTTTTGCTCAACATTCTGGAGAGGGTGGACACACTCGATGCTATAAGGGCCTACTTCCTATCCAAGCAAATGCTGaagctcccctccatgctctcagagCTCTTCCTAAGTACTGGTTCCATTCTAGGCCACCATGATAAAGCTCGTGTTTTCGGTCTTGGTGAATTCCTCCAAACCAACCGAGCCGTGGCTCATGTAACTGATAACT CCATGTCTACCACCTTCGCCGTCATGTCGCCCGGCACCATGGGCCcgatcaccaccacctcctccgcctccaccTTTGCCTCCTCATCCACAACCACCAATTCTTTTCTCAGATCACCACCACAGGAGAAGCTGACAAGGGGGAACTTCCTGCTTTGGAAGGCCATCATGCTTCCCCAGATCAAAGGTGCCCAGATGGGGCACCACCTCGACGCAACGAGCCCGCCACCGCTGGCCACTCTCACCATCACCAAGGATGGCAAAGAAGAGCAAGTCGTCAATTTCGCGCGCACTCTCTGGTATGCCCAACAACAAGAACTTCAAGGGTTCTTGATGGGTTCTTTTTCCCGCGAGATCCTTTCCCAGGTGGCCACGATCCAGACGCCGGCCGCGGTGTGGCGCGCCATCAACGACATGTTCGCTGCTCAGAGCCAAGCGTGGGCGATCAACACCCGCATTGAGCTCACCAACCTTAAAAAAGGTAACATGTCCATGGCAGAGTATCTTGGCAAGATCAAAACCCTCACTGATGAAGTCACGTGCACGGCTTCGGCGCTCTCCGATCCGGAGATCATCTCCAAGATCCTTGCTGGCCTTGACATGGAATATAGTCCTGTCGTCTCTGCTCTTGCTGCACGGGTGGAACCGATCACGGTTCCGGAGTTTCATAGTCAGCTCCTCAGTTTTGATACCCGCCTCACTCTCCtccacgacggcgatctccggcaaTCATCTTCATACTCCGCTTCACGGGGTCGCGGCCGTGGCCGTGGTCACCAGGGCGGCAACCGTGGTGGTGGTCGCGGACGTGGCGCGTCTTCGGGCGATGGCGCCCTCTCTGGTGGCACCTACAGCCACAACACTGAGGGCGGAGGCTACGGCAACAACCATGGGGGTGGCGGCTTCAACTACAACAATGGCTTCCGTCCCTCCTCCTCACGTGGCCGCCCTTGCTGTCAGCTCTGCAAGAAGGCCGGTCATGAGGTCATCGACTATTGGCATCGGTATGATGAAAATTTTGTCCCGGATACTCATTTGGTTGCAGCCGCTATGCGCGAGCAAGGTGGGGACGACGTCTGGTATGTTGACTCTGGTGCTACGGACCACGTCACCAATGAGCTAGAGAAACTTGCCCTTCACGAGACATACCATGGCACCGACCAGATCCACACCGCCAGTGGTAAAG ACTGGGCAAGATGTGCTGATGATAGAAGGTCTACTAGTGGTTTTGCTGTGTTTCTGGGATCTAATcttgtgtcatggagtgcaagaaa GTGCCCGGATATCACCATCACAAAACTCAAAATCAGATTTGTCTTGACGCAACACGACTCTCTCACCATTTGTAGATCTGTTGCCCGCACCATGTCAACCAAGAAAGTTGCCGTGGCTGAATTCCAGATCACAATAGAGAAGTCTCGTAAGATCTGCTCTTCTGCAAATTTTCTCCAGTTTGGTAAGCAGTCCAATGATCTTATCGGTGCTTGTCCAGATGCATATGTTGGCCTTAG GCGCTTGTGGCTGCGCAATATGAGATTTGGTGAACTCGACATCCCCAACATTTTCAGCACTTGCAAGCTTTTTGAGTCTTTGCGTTTAACCGATTGCGACTCAGGGATCTATTCTGTGCTGCAAGTAGAACATGCTGAACTTGTTGAGTTCAAGGTCGACAGGGGGAAATTTGAGAGAATTGAACTGGCATATCTACCAAAACTCCAAAGGGTGTGCTATAATAGTTGGTACTCTTATGAATATTTCCTGTATTTTCGTTTTGTACCACAACTTTCGAAGCTCACACTTATGAAATCTGCCGGTCGTATGCAAAAGACCCTTGAGTTAAGTCAGCTCCTTGCTAATGTTCCTTCTGTAAGTAATCTGCATCTGGATTTTGCAAGTGAACAG ATTTGGGTTCTTCCAGAATCCCCGAAGCTGCTTACTCATGTGGTCAGCAAACTACATCATGTGAATCCGGGTCATCTTTCTGAAGGATGTGATTTAGCTTGGACAATGTTTATTCTTGAAGCTGCACCGTCCCTAAAAGAGCTCTACATTAGAGTATGGGATCATTGGTGCAAAAAGGTGACATACAAAGATTTACAGAAGAAATATGGTTTGTGCAAAAAGGCAGAGGTGAAGTGGAAGCCATATGCCCCTTATTTCAAGCACAAGAATCTGGTAag acttaCCATCTATGGCTTCCAGCCCGACGATAACTTTGTGACCTACATCAGGCGTGTTGTGGAAGCTGGGGTTAATATGGCAGAGATACATCTGCATGACAGGAAGGTGTGTGGGTGTTGTAGTGACCTGGATCCTGCGATGAAGGGCAAGGTTTGTCCATCAAGATATCCACGAACCACTGAGGAGAGGAAGCAGACAACTGAGGGGTTGGGTTTGAGTTCACGTGTTGTGATTCACTTTCCGTCCTAA